The Pseudomonas leptonychotis genomic sequence CGAAACCGACCTGAAGTCGGCCGAGGCCTTTGCCGCCATTCCACTGAAGACCGTGGGCGACAGCCGTGTGCTGATCCGCGATGTGGCGCGGGTGGAAATGGGCGCAGAAAGCTATGACTCGATCAGCTCCTTCGATGGCACCCCGTCGGTGTACATCGCCATTAAGGGCACGCCAGGGGCTAACCCACTGGATGTGATCAAGGAAGTGCGCAAGGTCATGCCCGACCTGGATGCTCAGCTGCCGCCTAACCTGAAGGTCTCGATCGCCTACGACGCCACGCTGTTTATTCAGGCCTCGATTGATGAGGTGGTGAAAACCCTGTTCGAAGCCGTGTTGATCGTCATCGTGGTGGTGTTCCTGTTCCTCGGTGCTTTCCGCTCAGTGCTGATCCCGGTGATCACCATCCCGCTGTCGATGATCGGCGTGCTGTTCTTTATGCAGCTGATGGGGTACTCGATCAACCTGCTGACCCTACTGGCCATGGTGTTGGCCATCGGCCTGGTGGTGGACGACGCCATCGTAGTGGTGGAGAACATCCACCGGCATATCGAGGAAGGCAAAACGCCGTTCGACGCGGCCATCGAGGGCGCCCGCGAAATCGCCGTGCCGGTGGTCTCGATGACCATCACCCTGGCCGCGGTGTACGCGCCTATCGGCTTCCTCGAAGGCCTTACGGGGGCTCTGTTCAAAGAGTTTGCCCTGACCCTGGCCGGCGCCGTGATCATCTCCGGCATCGTCGCCCTGACGCTGTCGCCGATGATGTGCGCCAAGCTGCTGCGCCACGAAGAAAATCCGTCGGGCTTGGCACACAAGCTCGACCAGATCTTCGACGGTCTTAAACAGCGCTATCAACGCGCCCTGCACGGAACCCTGGAGACCCGTCCGGTGGTGCTGGTGTTCGCAGTGATCGTCATGTGCTTGATTCCGGTGCTGCTCAACTTCACCAAAAGCGAACTGGCACCGGAAGAAGATCAGGGCATCATCTTCATGATTGCCAATGCGCCGCAGCCCACCAACCTTGAATACCTGAACAAGTACACCGATGAATTCGTGGAGATATTCAAGGAGTTCCCCGAGTACTACTCCTCGTTCCAGATCAACGGTTTCAACGGCGTGCAGTCGGGTATCGGCGGTTTTCTAATGACGCCGTGGAACGAGCGCGAGCGCACCCAGATGGAAATTCTGCCGGAGGTGCAAGGCCGCCTGTCGCAGATCGCCGGCCTGCAAATCTTCGGCTTCAACCTGCCGTCCCTGCCAGGTACCGGTGATGGCCTGCCGTTTCAGTTCGTGATCAACACACCCAACGACTATCAGTCACTGTTGCAGGTGGCCGAGAAGGTCAAAAAGCGCGCGGTGGAGTCCGGCAAATTCGCCTTCCTCGACGTTGATTTGGCTTTCGACAAACCGGAAGTGGTGGTGGAAATCGACCGCGAGAAAGCCGCACAGATGGGCGTGTCTATGGAAGATCTCGGCCTGACCCTCGCCAGCCTGCTCGGTGAAGGTGAGATCAACCGCTTCACCATCGAAGGGCGCAGCTACAAGGTGATTGCCCAGGTCGAGCGCGCTTACCGCGACAACCCGCAATGGCTCAGCAGCTACTACGTGAAGAGCGACAGCGGCGCGATGCTGGCCCTTTCGACCTTGGTCAAGGTCAGCGATCGCGCGCGCCCGACCCAGCTCAACCAGTTCCAGCAGCTCAACTCGGCGATCATTCAGGGCGTACCGATCGTCAGCATGGGTGAGGCCATCGACACCGTTACGCAGATCATGCAGGAGGAGGCCCCGGCGGGTTACGCCTACGACTTCGCCGGAGCCTCGCGCCAGCTGGTGCAAGAAGGCAGCGCGCTCTACGTGACCTTCGGCCTGGCGTTGGCGCTGATCTTCCTGGTGCTGGCGGCGCAGTTCGAAAGCTTCCGCGACCCGCTGGTGATCATGGTCACGGTGCCGCTATCAATCTGCGGTGCGCTGATCCCACTGTTCTTAGGCCTGTCGAGCATGAACATCTACACCCAGGTGGGCCTGGTGACGCTGATTGGCCTGATCACCAAGCACGGCATCCTGATCGTCGAGTTCGCCAACCAGCTGCGCCGCGAGAAAGGTTTGTCGCGACGTGAGGCGGTCGAAGAGGCGGCGGCAATTCGCTTGCGCCCGGTATTGATGACCACCGCGGCGATGGTGTTTGGCATGGTGCCACTGATCCTGGCAACCGGCGCGGGCGCGGTGAGCCGCTTCGACATCGGCCTGGTAATCGCCACCGGTATGTCGATTGGTACGCTGTTTACCCTGTTCGTGCTGCCCTGCGTGTACAGCGTGCTGGCCCAACCCGATGCGCCACCTAAACCTACGTCAACGCACGGCTGAGCCCAAGAGTAATGACCACGGATGGTCAGCCACAAAAAAGCCCTGCATAGCAGGGCTTTTTTTCAGATATTTAGTGCCAGATAACAGGGTTAACCTTGCGCACCCGTCCCCTGAGACAGGCTGAACATCAGCAATAGCAGGTCTTGATCCGGACGCAACGCCTCGGTCGTTCGAGCCTGGGGTGGCAAAGGGCAATAACCCAGCTGCTCGTTCAGGGTGATGACTTGGGGGCTGGCTTCCTGCCAGGCCGCCGCCGCGAGCGAGGCCACGCTGAGCGCGGTCACTAAGAATAAACCTCGTGCGATTTCTAGCTTCATCACTGCAACCTCTTGATAGCGCTGCCAAACGCTGTTTCTAAACCTAGATCATTGATAACCGTAGCGCCGCGCTTTGCGACCAACGGTCGTTACTGCCGAGCCTGTCGGCACTACACCTGATCATCCTGATCCACAAACAAGCCATTTAGCAGGCAAGCCTTCGAACCGCCGTTTGGCCAATGGTTCAACCGTTGGTCAAACCAAAGGCTGGGCCGCATTAATACGCGCGCAGGTAACAGCTTGTGGGTCACTTAATTGCCCATTCGCATCAGAGCGGTGCGCCCTATGACCCATGCATCTAAAACAGCGGTGGCCGACCAATACCGACAAAACTTTTCTAACCGCACGGCAAAGTCGCGCGGTAGAGCACATCCAAGTGAGGTCATAACAAGAAGCGCTTATGCAGATCATCCGCACAAGGCTGATTGACAGGCTCCAGTCCGGGAGCAGGCATTACCCAAAGCAATTGGCGTACCGCTTTGCCGCGCTGGACTGTTATAGCCGATAAAAATGAAAACCCCGTGACAGGCACGGGGTTTTCTTTACTGCTTACAAGCCGCCTGGCGGCGGCCTGCTAGGGGCCGGGCTGGCTTACATCATGCCGCCCATGCCACCCATACCGCCCATGTCTGGCATACCGCCACCGGCCGGCTTGTCTTCAACCACTTCGGCGATCATCGCTTCGGTGGTGATCATCAGGCTGGCGATCGAAGCAGCAGCCTGCAGCGCCGAACGAGTGACCTTAGCCGGATCGAGAATACCCATCTCGATCATGTCGCCGTAGGTGTCGGTGGCGGCGTTGAAGCCGTAGTTACCCGAACCCTGCTTGACCTTGTCGACTACTACGCTTGGCTCGCCGCCAGCGTTGGCAACGATCTGACGCAGCGGTGCTTCAACCGCACGGCGCAGCAGTGCGATACCAACGTCTTGATCAGCGTTCTCGCCTTTCAGTTCGCTGATGGCCTGCAGAGCGCGCACCAATGCCACGCCGCCGCCAGGTACCACGCCTTCTTCAACGGCTGCGCGGGTTGCGTGCAGGGCGTCGTCAACGCGGGCTTTCTTCTCTTTCATTTCAACTTCGGTACCGGCACCGACTTTGATCACGGCAACACCGCCAGCCAGTTTGGCCAAACGCTCTTGCAGCTTCTCTTTGTCGTAGTCGGACGAAGTGTCTTCGATCTGCTTACGGATCTGCAGTACGCGCGACTCGATATCAGCCTGAACGCCAGCACCGTCGATGATGGTGGTGTTTTCTTTGCTGAGGATCACGCGCTTGGCGTTACCCAGGTGCTCCAGGGTGGCGCTTTCCAGGCTCAGGCCGATCTCTTCGGAGATAACGGTACCGCCAGTCAGAACAGCGATGTCCTGCAGCATGGCCTTGCGACGATCACCAAAGCCTGGCGCCTTAACGGCAGCGACTTTAACGATACCGCGCATGTTGTTCACAACCAGAGTCGCCAAGGCCTCGCCTTCAACGTCTTCGGCCACGATCAGCAGCGGACGACCGGATTTGGCCACCGCTTCCAGAACTGGCAGCAGCTCACGGATGTTGGAGATCTTCTTGTCGACCAGCAGAATCAGCGGGCCGTCGAGCTCGGCAACCATGGTGTCTGGCTTGTTGATGAAGTACGGGGACAGGTAACCACGGTCGAACTGCATGCCTTCAACAACCGACAGTTCGTTTTCCAGGCCCGAGCCTTCTTCAACGGTGATCACGCCTTCTTTACCGACTTTTTCCATGGCTTCGGCAATGATTTCGCCGATGGAGGTGTCGGAGTTGGCGGAGATCGAACCAACCTGAGCGATGGCCTTGGTGTCAGCGCACGGCTTGGACAGGTTCTTCAGCTCGGCCACGATGGCGATGGTCGCCTTGTCGATGCCGCGCTTGAGGTCCATTGGGTTCATGCCGGCAGCGACGGCTTTCAGGCCTTCGTTGACGATGGCTTGAGCCAGAACGGTGGCGGTGGTGGTGCCGTCGCCTGCGTCATCGTTAGCGCGCGAAGCAACGTCTTTAACCAGCTGAGCGCCCATGTTCTCGAAACGATCTTTCAGCTCGATTTCTTTGGCAACGGAAACGCCGTCTTTGGTGATGGTCGGAGCGCCGTAGCTCTTCTCGATCACAACGTTGCGGCCTTTCGGGCCCAGGGTCGCTTTTACTGCGTCAGCCAGAACGTTAACGCCAACGAGCATTTTTTTACGGGCGGAATCGCCGAATTTAACTTCTTTAGCAGCCATGATGGTTATTCCTTAATGCGTTCAAATAGAGCGGAATTCGTAGCGACGAGGCGCTGCAATCAGCCTTCGATAACGGCGAGAATTTCGTTCTCAGCCATTACCAGCAGGTCTTCGCCGTCAACTTTGACGGTGTTGCTGCCCGAGTACGGGCCAAATACCACTTTGTCACCAACCTTGACGGCCAGCGCACGAACTTCACCGTTGTCCAGCACGCGGCCGGTGCCGACAGCGAGGATCTCACCGCTGTTGGCTTTTTCAGCAGCGGAACCTGGCAGCACAATGCCACCGGCGGTTTTCTTTTCTTCTTCGCTGCGACGGATTACGACGCGGTCATGCAGAGGACGAAGCTTCATGGTCGATCTCTCCCAATAGTTTATTTTCGACCGGTGTGTTCACCGGCGGGTTAGCAAAATCCGGCGAGGCCGGGAGCGCTGCGCCAGGCGCAACGCTGAAGTCTGATTTGTCTAAACGACAAAAACCTTGCGGTGACCGCTACATAAGGGCGCACGGAGGGATTTCAAGGGCTGAGGGCGAAATCTTTATGGAAAATTACGCGCCGATACACTTACTCACGGCGCTCATACTCACCTTCCAGCACCTGTGCGCGCGTCTGTCCGGAGCGGGCAGCCTGGTCATCAAAGAAGGCTCGCTGACGCATAGCTTGCTCAGCGGCGCGCAGACGCACCTTATTGACCAACAAACGACGGGTGAAGGGAATCAGGCAGAGCACGCCAAAGATGTCGCTGATAAAACCCGGCAACAGCAACAGACCGCCACCAACGGCGATCAACAGCCCCTCAAGCATTTCCTGTTCAGGCAACTCACCGCGCGAAAGCTTTTCGCGCGCGCGCCAAGCAGTGGCCACGCCCGCTACGCGCAGCAGAATACTGCCAAGAACGGCACTGCCGATGACCAGCAACAGCGTCGGCAGCACACCGATAGCACCACCCACCTGAATCAACAGGGCTAACTCAATGAACGGAAACAGCAAAAACAAAAAGAGAAAAGCACGCATCGAAAATTCCTTAACGGAAGAACAGCTTCCAGTAAGTGAGAAGTATGGGGTGTTGAGCTGAATTCAAGCTGAAGGCAGACCGTCGGTCGGCCAAACTTCGGCATGCGCCAACGCCACCAGGGCTTGGCGCACCTCAACCGCAGTTTTACAGGGTGCTGGAAACGCCAACCAATACAGCGCCTGACCGATGCGCAGGTGAAACCCTTCGCTGTCGATACCGGCCAACTCAGCCGGCACGTGGTTAGGCAAGCCGGCCAGCGCGACATAATGGGCGATGGCACGGCAATGGTCACTGTTCATGTGCTCGACCATGCTGATTTCACTGTCGCCGGCAAAAGGGTTGCCCAGCGTTACTTGATCCAGCCAATGAATCGCACCAAAACCACCGATATAGCGCCCGCGCACCGGCTGCAGCCGCCAAAAATCAAAATCATGCACGCGATGGTGACCTTGCGAATCGGGAAAGTAGCGGTAGTAGCGCTGCGACGCCGCCTCAATCTTTGCAGCGTCATGCAAAAGCTGGGCTTCGGCCAGCAACGTCAGGCGGCCAACCGCCTGCACATCGTCAGCCCCACGCTCGCCTACCAGTAGCGAACACTTGGCGTCTTGCTTGAGGTTATGAGTGTGCTGAGCAATGCGGCTGATCAGGATCAGCGGGTGGCCTTGCTCGTCCAGGCAATAAGGCACCACTGATCCGAAAGGGAAGCCCGGCATGGCTTTGGAATGGGTGCTGAGCACGCCCCGGTATTCCTTGAGCAGCAATTCTCGGGCATGCTTGCCGGCTTTCACGCTCACCTTATGACTCCTTGCTTAGAATCCGTCACAAACGGACAGGCGCTGCAGAATACTGCTTACAGCGGCGGCAAGGTTACACCCAACACCTTCAGGGGATAGCACATGCAACTCAAAGACAAAGTCATCATCATTACCGGCGGCTGCCAAGGACTGGGCCGTGCCATGGCCGAATACCTGGCGGATAAAGGCGTCAAGCTGGCGCTGGTCGACCTGAACCAGGAAAAGCTCGACGAAGCCGTTGCCGCCTGCAAAGCCCAGGGCGTGGAAGCACGCGCTTACCTGTGCAACGTGGCCAATGAAGAGCAAGTGACCCAGACCGTGGCACAGATTGCCGAAGATTTCGGCGCGATCAATGGCCTGGTTAACAACGCTGGCATCCTGCGTGACGGCTTGACCATCAAGGTTAAGGACGGCGAAATCACCAAACTGAGCCTGGCTCAGTGGCAGTCGGTGATCGACGTCAACCTGACCGGCGTATTCCTCTGCACCCGTGAAGTCGCGGCGAAGATGATCGAGCTGAAGAACGAAGGCGCGATCATCAACATCTCATCCATCTCCCGTGCCGGCAATATGGGCCAAGCCAACTACTCCGCCGCCAAGGCCGGTGTAGCGGCTGACACCGTGGTTTGGGCCAAAGAACTGGCGCGTTACGGCATTCGCGTGGCCGGCGTTGCACCGGGCTTTATCGAAACCGAGATGGTCGCCAGCATGAAGCCCGAAGCACTGGAGCGCATGACCTCGGTCATCCCGCTGCGGCGCATGGGCAAACCAGCCGAGATCGCTCACTCGGTGGCCTATATCCTGGAAAACGACTACTACACCGGTCGGATCCTGGAACTGGATGGCGGCCTACGCCTCTGATCGGCATCGACTTGCTGCGCGTCGGCCAGACTGCGTTGAAATTGGGCTCGGGCTGCTCATTTACAGCCCGTAAACTCCGCGCCCTCGCCCAATTGATTCGCTGGCGCTTACCCTTCGGGCCAGCCTGCGGCTGTTACTCCCGTTGCTCGTTGCGCCTTGCCTGGCGCTAGCTCGCAGAGTCGAAATCTGACATAAAAAAGCCCCGCATTTGCGGGGCTTTTTTATGTGACAAACAACTTACCAGCCGATACCAAAACCCAGGCTGTAACGGGTTTCGTCCAGCTCGCCTTCCGCACCGCTGACCAGGTCCTTCTCGGCTTTCATATTCAACGAGGCCCAGTCGGTTACCTTGTAACGCAGCCCTACGGCGGCATCCAGGGTGTAATCAGCAACATTGGCCAGCGGCTTACCTATTTCGCCATCGCTGAACAGTTCAACCCGCTTGCCAATCAGGTAGCGGTTGTAGTCCCACTTCATGCTCGCCGCATAGAAGTTGTCGCTCTCGCCATTGCTGTATTCATAATCTGTACGGTTGAGCAGACCGGTGACAGAGAAGGCTCCCAGCTCATTGTCCCAGAACTGGTAACCAGGTCCCGTACCCACGGTGCGCTGACGCGCAAGCTCTTCGACCATGTCGCGCTTGTACTCAAAGCGCCCCTGCCAGAACCACTTCTCGGTCAGGAAGCGATCGAGGGCGTACTCGGCGCTCCAGTTGTCGGTCGTGACCACATCGTCCTGAAACTCACGGTTGTATTCGGCCTCGGCGTGATGCCGCCACAGCCCGTGACGCGCCTGGGTTTTCAGGCCAACGTCATAATCGTCGGTGTCTCGCTCGGCACGTTTGTAATCCAGCGCCGCGTCGATATTGCCCTTCCAAACCAGGTCTTCAACCAGCGGCTTGGGCTTGAGTATCTGCTGGATGCTGGCCAGCTCGATAGTCTTGGGTGCCTCGCCATTGGCCAACGTCACCTTGCCTGACTCAGCCGGCTGCAAGGATTTAGCACGCTCCCCAACGATTGCATTTTCCTTGACCAGCAATTCCTGATCGCTTTCCAGAGTCGCGATCTTGTTCCAATCCAGGGCAATGGCACCGCCGTAGTCGGTTTCCAGCAGCAGCTTGCCACCGTCATAGAACTTGATTTTGCCACTTAAGCGGTCACCGTTTTTTAACCAAACGGTATCCGCCAGCGCGGAGGTAGTAGCCACACAGAGGGCCAGGCACAGCAGGGTTCTGGAAAACATAAGGAGGGCTTATCTATCTCAGGTTCGCGGAAGGTCGGGCATTATCCGTAAGCACGACGCCAGAGCAAGCACTGACCGACAGAATCACCACGAGTTCAGCCGGCGCTGACCAATAGCACCTACCAACCCACACCAATACCCAGCAAATAACGCCGTTCGCTGGTGGTTTGACCCAGCCCGCGCACCTGATCCAACTCATACAACAGTGACAGCCGCGCCCAATCATTGAGCCGGTAGCGCAAACCCATTTCACTGTCGATTGCGTAGTCGATTTGCTTAATCGTGGGCAGTTGCAGTTCGGCGTTGCTGTAAAACTCCAACCGCGTCCCCCACAACAGGCGCTTGTAGTCCCACTCCAGGGAGTAGGTGTCAAACTCCAGGTCCGCCTCGGCTGTTTCGAAGCGTACGCGATTGAACTGACTGACCAGGTCGAAACGACCCAACTCATTGTCCCAGAAGCGGTATCCCGGTCCGGTGCCTACGATGCGCTGACGATTGATTCGCTCGAATTCGTCCTCTTGCTGCTCTACACCCACGCGCCAGAACCAATGATCGGTAAGAAAGCGGTCGAGATCGTATTCCAGCTGCCAATTATCATCGATTTTTTTGTCATTCTTGGTCTCACGCTCCAGCTCGCCGGTCAGCACATGCCGCCAACGCCCATGCTCGATGCGCGTATTGCCTTTGAGCTTCCACTCATCGACTTCGTCTTCATTGCGCTCCATATCGAGCTTGGCATCCAAGTTACCCTCCCAGATGCGATCTTCAAGCACCGGTCGTGCCGGCACCAGGCGGGTGATACTAGCCAGGGGCACTGTCTGGACACTGCCATTGATGACTCGCACCATGCCCTTGCCCGCAGCTTCAAGTTGGTTGCTGTGCTCGCTATCGAGGCCCTGACGGCGTATCAGCAAGGGTTTCTGCGAGCGCAGGGTGTCGATATCCTTCCAGGCAATCAGTACCTGCCCGGCATATCGGGTTTTCAGGGCCAGCTTGCCGCCATCGAGTAGAACGATCTCGCCACTTAGGCGGTCACCATTGTTCAACCACACTGTGTCCGCCCACACAGGTGTAGACAGGCTAAGAATCAGTGAACACAACAGAGTACGTAGCAACATGATGGGAGAGCCGGATAGCGAGCCAGAACAGGGGGGCAAGCATGCCGCGCCAGGCCAGCCGACAGCAAGCCACGCCGAACGGCGTGCGGCGCTTTATACGGTGCTGGCACAGGTGCCGGCCGGTTGCGTGGTGAGCTATGGGCAACTGGCCGCTTATGCCGGCCTGGGCCGCGCCGCACGCTGGGTCGGGCGCACCCTTAGCCAACTGCCGGACGGCAGTACACTGCCCTGGCACCGAGTCATTACCGCCAGCGGGCGCCTCAGCCTGCCCGCTGGCAGCCTGTCCGGCGCAGAACAGCGCAACCGTCTACGCGAAGAAGGCGTGCAAATCCATAACGATCGGGTGGATATGCCGCGCTATGGCTGGCGCCCTATAGAGCACAGCGGTTAGAGTGCGCCCTTTATTAGGTCAATCTCAGGCTGATACCCCTTCAATGCCCCGTAAAAGCTGGCGTGATGCCATTGCTGCCTACTCCAGCCCCTCAACATTGGTGCTGCTACTTCTAGGCTTCGCCGCTGGCCTGCCCTACATGCTGGTGTTCTCCACCCTTTCGGTCTGGTTACGCGAGGCCGGCGTGGCGCGCGACACCATTGGCTTTGCCAGCTTAATCGGCCTGGCCTATGCCTTTAAATGGGTATGGTCGCCACTGCTCGATCAATGGCGCTTACCGCTGCTGGGCAAGCTGGGCCGCCGCCGCTCCTGGCTGGTGCTGTCGCAGATACTGATTGCCATCGGTTTGGCGGGCATGGCCCTGTGTGACCCGCAAACCCACCTAACCTGGCTGATCTCCCTGGCCGTGCTGGTGGCCTTCGCCTCGGCCACCCAGGACATTGCCGTCGATGCCTATCGCTTAGAAATCGTCGACGACACTCGCCAGGCGGCACTCGCGGCGAGCTATATGGCCGGCTACCGCGTCGCCGCCCTGCTAGCGACTGCGGGTGCACTGTATTTCGCCGAAGGCTTTGGCTCCACCGCCTTGCTTTATCAACACGGCGCTTGGGCTGGCACCTACCTGCTGTTTGCCCTGCTGATGCTACCTGGCCTGCTGACCAGCCTGTGGATGCGCGAACCAGATGTGCCGCTGCGCACGCAACTGGCGGCCGCCCGCTATGGCTTTAGCCATCAGATTGCTTCGGTGCTGGTGCTGATTGTGCTGCTGGTATCAGTGCCGGCCATGTTCACGCAGTTTTATCACACCGATTTCGCCAGCCTGATCAACGGCGAGGCCAACCTGCTTGACCTGCTGTTGGAAGACCGCGCATTCCTGCGCGCCCTGCTCTACACCATCCTCAGCGCCCTGTGCCTCTCGACTATGGGTCGCCGTGGCCTGGCTCCGGTGCTGACACCGGTCAATGACTTTATCGTGCGTTACCGCTGGCAGGCCTTCTTACTGCTGGGCCTGATCGCCACCTACCGCATGTCGGACACGGTGATGGGCGTGATGGCCAACGTGTTCTATATCGACCAGGGTTTTACCAAGGACCAGATTGCCAGCGTCAGTAAGCTGTTCGGCCTGGTGATGACCTTAATCGGTGCCGGCTTCGGCGGCTTGCTGATCGTGCGCTTCGGTATTTTGCCCATCATGTTTATCGGTGGCGCGGCTTCGGCGGCGACCAATCTACTGTTCCTGATGTTGACCGGCATGGGCGCAGACCTGCAGATGCTGATCGTGACCATCTCCGCTGACAACTTCAGCGCCGGGTTGGCGACTGCAGCTTTCGTCGCCTACCTATCAAGCCTGACTAACCTGAAGTTTTCCGCCACCCAGTACGCCCTGCTCAGCTCAATCATGCTGCTGCTGCCGCGCCTGATTGGGGGGTACTCTGGCGTGATGGTAGAGAAATTCGGCTACGCCCAGTTCTTCCTGATTACCGCGTTACTGGGTATTCCGACACTTGTGCTGATCATTCTGCAATGGCGACGCGAGCGACCACAGGCTACTGAAACAGGCTCGATTAACGCCGCTGAACAACCCTGATTGAACAAAGTGGCAAGAGTCTTGCTCTACTTACACATTAGTAAAAGGGCAGACCATGACCGTAGCAATCAGTAACGCCAAGACCTTGTTTAGCCCCGCAAGCCTCGATAGCTGGTGGCAAATTCAGGGCGAGTGGGTCGAAGAGCCCAACAACCGCCGTGGCGGCCACAGTGGTGTACAGCGCATCTGGAAAGACGAGACGCTGTTCTATGCCAAGCGTCAGACGGGGCATATTCACCGCAGCCTGCTCCACCCCTTTGGCCGCCCCACCGTGCTGCGCGAACGAGACGCGCTGCTGGGCGCTCGCAAAGCGGGGGTCAAGGTGCCGGAAATCATCTTCTGCGCCGCCGAACACAACACTCAGGGCTGGCGTGCTTTGTTAGTGACCCGCGCGCTCGACGGTTTTCAACCGATTGATGAGTGGTATGCAGAGAACGATCGCCAGCAATATGGTGAAGCGCTGCACCAGCAATTGCTGCAAAAAGTAGCCCAAACACTGGCGAGCCTGCACACCGCCCGCTGGCAACACGGCTGCATCTACATCAAACATATCTTCGTGCGCATTACTGGCGAAGGTCAGGCGCTAACCGCCGAAGTGGCACTGCTTGACCTGGAAAAATGCCGCCGGCGCTTTACCAGCAAGCAAGCTGCCATGCACGACATGCTGCAACTGCGGCGCCATTCACCTTGGGACCAGACCGACTGGCAAACCCTCGTAGGTCATTATCAACAGGCGATGGGCCGCACGTTCAAAACACTCTATGAAGCGACTCGCCGCTAACGCGGCGAACGCTTTAGGTCGCTCTCAACTGTTTTGCTGCACCAGGTGCACCACGCGCTGCGGGAATGGAATACCAATACCGGCTTCATCCATGCGT encodes the following:
- a CDS encoding MGMT family protein codes for the protein MGEPDSEPEQGGKHAAPGQPTASHAERRAALYTVLAQVPAGCVVSYGQLAAYAGLGRAARWVGRTLSQLPDGSTLPWHRVITASGRLSLPAGSLSGAEQRNRLREEGVQIHNDRVDMPRYGWRPIEHSG
- a CDS encoding AmpG family muropeptide MFS transporter — encoded protein: MPRKSWRDAIAAYSSPSTLVLLLLGFAAGLPYMLVFSTLSVWLREAGVARDTIGFASLIGLAYAFKWVWSPLLDQWRLPLLGKLGRRRSWLVLSQILIAIGLAGMALCDPQTHLTWLISLAVLVAFASATQDIAVDAYRLEIVDDTRQAALAASYMAGYRVAALLATAGALYFAEGFGSTALLYQHGAWAGTYLLFALLMLPGLLTSLWMREPDVPLRTQLAAARYGFSHQIASVLVLIVLLVSVPAMFTQFYHTDFASLINGEANLLDLLLEDRAFLRALLYTILSALCLSTMGRRGLAPVLTPVNDFIVRYRWQAFLLLGLIATYRMSDTVMGVMANVFYIDQGFTKDQIASVSKLFGLVMTLIGAGFGGLLIVRFGILPIMFIGGAASAATNLLFLMLTGMGADLQMLIVTISADNFSAGLATAAFVAYLSSLTNLKFSATQYALLSSIMLLLPRLIGGYSGVMVEKFGYAQFFLITALLGIPTLVLIILQWRRERPQATETGSINAAEQP
- a CDS encoding DUF481 domain-containing protein; translated protein: MLLRTLLCSLILSLSTPVWADTVWLNNGDRLSGEIVLLDGGKLALKTRYAGQVLIAWKDIDTLRSQKPLLIRRQGLDSEHSNQLEAAGKGMVRVINGSVQTVPLASITRLVPARPVLEDRIWEGNLDAKLDMERNEDEVDEWKLKGNTRIEHGRWRHVLTGELERETKNDKKIDDNWQLEYDLDRFLTDHWFWRVGVEQQEDEFERINRQRIVGTGPGYRFWDNELGRFDLVSQFNRVRFETAEADLEFDTYSLEWDYKRLLWGTRLEFYSNAELQLPTIKQIDYAIDSEMGLRYRLNDWARLSLLYELDQVRGLGQTTSERRYLLGIGVGW
- a CDS encoding lipopolysaccharide kinase InaA family protein gives rise to the protein MTVAISNAKTLFSPASLDSWWQIQGEWVEEPNNRRGGHSGVQRIWKDETLFYAKRQTGHIHRSLLHPFGRPTVLRERDALLGARKAGVKVPEIIFCAAEHNTQGWRALLVTRALDGFQPIDEWYAENDRQQYGEALHQQLLQKVAQTLASLHTARWQHGCIYIKHIFVRITGEGQALTAEVALLDLEKCRRRFTSKQAAMHDMLQLRRHSPWDQTDWQTLVGHYQQAMGRTFKTLYEATRR